The segment GCGAATCGGGGCTCCACAAGTCGCGCCCCATAACTCGGCGGTCGAGCCATCCGGCATTAAAACCGTTGATCCGCAGCGATAGTCGCGACCGAGCGGTTTGGGCGTCATGCGCTCGGCGGTGCTGCGTCAATCCGCCAAACGACCAGCACACGAGCCGTCTTATCCGGTTCCGAAACGCGGTAAATCGCACAAAGCGGCGGTACAATCAAAATTCGGCGACCAGCCGCTCGAGACTCTCCGCTGTCGCTTGGGATTGAGCGGAGGGTGACCTCGACTTGGTCGGCGGATCGGCTCAACGCTGCACGCTCGTCTGCTTGGAGCCAGAGGTCCGTCAGCTTCCGCTCAACGGCCGGCGACCAAGTTACAGTTTACGGCATTTACCGACCCTCCAGGTCGGCCATGATTTCTGCGAGGCTCCGCCCTCCTCCCTCGCGCTCGATTCTGTCCAACTCGGCATCGCTGACCGGGACTAGCACGCCATCGTAGAGCGATCGCGGTGCGGCCGGCGTGAAATACCCCAGGAAATGGCCAGCTTCATCGAACAGCTCGACCGGTTGGGCGACGCCACCAAACTTAATCGAATTGGCTTGATCGATCACGATACCGATTCATGGGTTGGTTCTCGTAAACATGTTACCGGCGTCTCACATTTACATTAGTATCCCCAGCATGATTTTGCACGCATACATGCCGACGACAATCACCAGCGGAACGACCAGCGTGGCCACGGCCTCGGGAATGCGCTGCAACGTCGTAAAGCCGCTGTAAAGAATCAGAATTGTCGTGGTCACGGCAAACACGAAGATCACGAAAACAACCTCGGCATTGGCAACCGTTAGAATCCGGCTCGCCAGGAAAAAAATGGTCGCGGGCACAAGCGATGCGCCGGCGACAAACATGTCGCTGAAAATGCTCCCCTCGCCCTTGAGCGATGCCCGCACCGCCGCGAAGCCGCCGACTGCGGCTCCAAAAGGAATCAATCCGATGACCATTAGTTTGATGGCGGCAACGATCCACGATCCAAAGTTTCCGTGAACTGAATTAAACGACGACATTAGTGTTTGGCCCGCAAACGCCATCGACAAATCGAAAATAATCGCGAACACGATTCCGACTTGCATCGCTCGGGTCGGCCCGAGATTTTCATAGGCCACGCGGAGTCCGCCCACCGGATTTTTCGCCATCACTTTGAACGCTTTGAGGGCGTCGGTTCCGGCAGCCACGGCGACTTGCTTCGCTTGCCGGGCAAAGACCTCCGCTTGGGTGGCGTCGTCGATCGGTTCCGATTTGTGCGCCTGCTCGGCGGCCGCAATTGCCGGATGGGCGACGACCGGCGCTGGGGCCGGCTCGCTCATCCGAAATTCATGCGCGGAATCTTCCGATGGCACGACCATTGCCGGCGCTGCCGAGATCGGGCGCACTTGTGCAGGCGCGGTCGCAGCGGCCGACGAGGGAATCAATCCCTTGAAACGGCCGGCGGGAAGCCATTCTGCCATGCCTTCCTTCCAAACAAGATCGTTGGCCGTGACTTGACCGGTGGCGGCGAGCTGCCGCAATTGCTCGACCGAAACGGGCCCAAAACTCTGCCCATCCCGACTGTAATGGTATTCGGCGCCCATCGTCCAAACCCCTGATCCTCAACGAGAAATACGAATCGGAAACCGCGTCCGCCCGGCGAATCGAGCCACGTGCCGATATTGCATCGGCCGCGGATAGAGTTGTGCATCGATCGTAATCATACCGCATGGTTTACGAACAAAATGCAAGGGGGCACAGAGGGGACGCACGCCGATGCCAATTCGCGCACGTGCGCACGGCTCTTTTCCTTCAATCCTCCGCTTTGCCCATGCTTGCTCGTGGTCGAAAGGCTTGAACAGGCTGATGGCACGCGTTTCAAGTGGCCGACGGCATACGGAGTATGCCTGCTACGTTGGGTGCGGTTCGGCGGATGAACAGGTCCAGCAGCGGGCGGGGCCTAGTGCAGTGAAACGGTGCGCGTTTTGGAATCGCCTTCGATGTTGATCTTGTCTTCGCGCGCCAGCCAGCCGAGTGCTTGCATCGTAAGATCCCGCGGCCCGTCGATCTCTTTCACCAGCTTGGCGATGCTCAGGGGCCCTTTGCGCTCGAGCAGATGCCAAACCTCACCAGCGACCTGACCAATTTGCGAGACGCCGCAAAACGTGTCCGTTGCCATGAAATCGACCTCCTTAGTTGAACGTTGGCAAGCTCCCTTTTGCCCCAACAGGACGCTGCAATTATAGGCGAGTTGCTGCTGCTGGCTAGGCATTGGCCGGCCATCATTTAATGATTGCGTTGCCATCGCTGGCCAGCGTTCGAGGCTTCGAAAGCGGGCGGTCGAACCGCGATCGGGTGTGTTTCCGATGCGCAGGCAAGATAGGAAGCTATTCTCGGCGGATTGAAATTCTTACAAGACCAATTGGTAAATTGGAGAAATCGCCCAGCGGCCGAAGCTATGCGATTTGCGATTTTCTCCGGGGAAGTCGCATTCTTTCAAGAATTGAAATCGAAATGCCGACTTTGGCACACTCTGTGCTCTAGCGGTGTCTCGACTTCATCCGCGACCCAGTTGGCCCTCATGACCGCCCGCAACGTCTTGAGGGCCAAACCGAACAGATCGCATGCAGTTACCGTGAACCTTAATTGTCGCGTCGCCGCAGTATGGCGACCTTTGCCCACCACGGGAGCGCAAGTTTTTCACGGTTCGAGGGCTCGGTCGGCTCCCGCAGAGCCGGCCGAGCCCTTTTTGTTTGTGGGGATCGGTCATATTTTGGGCGGCGGTGTGAGAGGTGAACGGCAGGGCTCGAGCCGCCGGTCGAATGCGGCGCGGCGGCTGAAAACCGGCAGCGAGCGGGTTGCCGCCTACGAACGGTGGCGCCCGTCGATTCTGCGTGGGAGGAGCCAGCAGCCGCCGTCGGCATTGCCCGGTTACATGCCAGCGGCGCGGCGAATTTCCAGCGGGATCGGTTGTCCGGCTTTCTCAGCTTGCACGAGGTGCGACCGGGCCTTGCCGGCCTGGCCATCGGAAAGCAAGATCAGCGCTAGATTGTAATTGCACTGCGGGTTGTCGGAGATCGCCAGCGCTGCTTCGAACGCGGCCTTCGCTTCCGCGATCCGCCCGCGGCTGAGCAAGGCGGCACCCAGATTGCCCTGGCACTCGGCCGACTTGGGATTCAACGCCGCCGATCGCCGATAGCTCTGTTCGGCCTGTTCGACGCGACCGGTGAGGAAGAAGACATTTCCCAATTGCATGTGGGCCGCGGCCGAATTCGGACTCGCACGCAATGCTCGTTCGAGCGCGCGCTGGGCCACGTCGAAATGCCCAAGCTGCACGTTGACCAAGCCCAACTGGAAGTTCGCGTCGGCCGAATCGGGGTCCAAGTCGACGGCCTGACGGGCGGCGGCGTCGGCCGCCGGAAAATCGCGTATCGCCACATCCGACCGCGCGAGCAATAGCTCGACCTCGGCCGATCCGGGGCGAACGTGGGCGAGTCGAGTCGCCGCGGACAGTGCGACGGACCCATTCCCCTGGCCTAAGCAGAAGTAGCATTTCCGCAGCAGCATTTCCGGAGCATCCGGCGTCCAAACGGCCGCGGCCGCAAGCCAAGCACCCTGCTCAGGCGCGCTTGGCGGCGGTCCCCATCGTTCGCAGCAAAACAGCGCGGCGACGAGCAGTGCCATCCCGCACCACTTTCCGGCATGCACTAGTCCGGGCATCGACGTCATTCTCGGCGATCCGCCTTCGATGCCGAGGTTTTGCCGCGTGCCCGACTCGCTTACCTTCCAGATGAACCCGTCGAAATAGAAATGCAGCGCGGTCGAAGTCAGCAGCAGCGTCACCAACCAGGTCTTTACCAGCGAAGGCTCCAAGCCGCTGCTAAACAACTTGATCGATCCGAACGCGGCAATCGCGCCGCAATACATCGCCAGCGGCAGCCATCCGTCGGCAAACAAGAACCGAGTCGGCCCCAGCCGGGCGCTGTCGCGCCGGTTCAGGCGCCGGTTGTAACTCCAGGCGATCGCGTAGTATTGCAAAGCGTGGAAGATCTCGAACATCGCCACGCCGATGAGCAAATTCGTGCCGATCGATCCGCAGGCCCAGTAGAGCCAGCCGGTGGCAATGAGCAGGCCCAGCTTGATCCAACTCGGTCCATGCTTTCGCGCATGGAACACCGCATGAACGGCGTAGGCCCCGAGCAAACCAAGAATGCCGGCGGCAACCACCGAACGCACCAGCGACGGCGCTACCGCGCCCACCAGCGGAAGCCGAACGCGCTCCATCGCTTCGAGAATCATGAACAGCCGCGTTTGGCTGAACAGCACTCCGGCCAAGAAGACGGCCGTGCAGGCGGCGAAATCGAATCGAGCGCTCAGCCGATCGCGCACGCCGCGTTTCAAATCATAGATTCGCATCAGGCCGTAGGTCTGCATCATTA is part of the Pirellulales bacterium genome and harbors:
- a CDS encoding DUF4339 domain-containing protein, with protein sequence MGAEYHYSRDGQSFGPVSVEQLRQLAATGQVTANDLVWKEGMAEWLPAGRFKGLIPSSAAATAPAQVRPISAAPAMVVPSEDSAHEFRMSEPAPAPVVAHPAIAAAEQAHKSEPIDDATQAEVFARQAKQVAVAAGTDALKAFKVMAKNPVGGLRVAYENLGPTRAMQVGIVFAIIFDLSMAFAGQTLMSSFNSVHGNFGSWIVAAIKLMVIGLIPFGAAVGGFAAVRASLKGEGSIFSDMFVAGASLVPATIFFLASRILTVANAEVVFVIFVFAVTTTILILYSGFTTLQRIPEAVATLVVPLVIVVGMYACKIMLGILM
- a CDS encoding winged helix-turn-helix domain-containing protein — its product is MATQSLNDGRPMPSQQQQLAYNCSVLLGQKGACQRSTKEVDFMATDTFCGVSQIGQVAGEVWHLLERKGPLSIAKLVKEIDGPRDLTMQALGWLAREDKINIEGDSKTRTVSLH
- a CDS encoding tetratricopeptide repeat protein; the protein is MSGELRLSEDNLLFRWQPTAWIISPVADAALLVASPMLIVPAIALAAKRFSPEAIFLAVAAFASIGHHLPGFLRAYGDRELFRRFRWRFLLAPPLILGVALTAAREQLHGLELVLLVWATWHVMMQTYGLMRIYDLKRGVRDRLSARFDFAACTAVFLAGVLFSQTRLFMILEAMERVRLPLVGAVAPSLVRSVVAAGILGLLGAYAVHAVFHARKHGPSWIKLGLLIATGWLYWACGSIGTNLLIGVAMFEIFHALQYYAIAWSYNRRLNRRDSARLGPTRFLFADGWLPLAMYCGAIAAFGSIKLFSSGLEPSLVKTWLVTLLLTSTALHFYFDGFIWKVSESGTRQNLGIEGGSPRMTSMPGLVHAGKWCGMALLVAALFCCERWGPPPSAPEQGAWLAAAAVWTPDAPEMLLRKCYFCLGQGNGSVALSAATRLAHVRPGSAEVELLLARSDVAIRDFPAADAAARQAVDLDPDSADANFQLGLVNVQLGHFDVAQRALERALRASPNSAAAHMQLGNVFFLTGRVEQAEQSYRRSAALNPKSAECQGNLGAALLSRGRIAEAKAAFEAALAISDNPQCNYNLALILLSDGQAGKARSHLVQAEKAGQPIPLEIRRAAGM